Proteins from a single region of Weeksella virosa DSM 16922:
- a CDS encoding TlpA family protein disulfide reductase, with the protein MKKNYSVIIMATIALVLLFVPEAKAFVQQGFMKIGLFQPKLEKIESTPENNEQGIELPEAKYVFEMIDDKGNKVDMEALKGKVVFINFWATWCPPCIAEMPSLQVLYDKIKEDPEIEFITVEVEGIRKQDKVAKFMKRKKLSLPVMYPNSGIPSDFFRGSLPTTIILDKKGNIAHTTLGMADYSGDDIVNFLYEVKAMH; encoded by the coding sequence ATGAAAAAAAATTATTCTGTCATTATTATGGCAACGATCGCTTTGGTTCTTCTTTTCGTTCCCGAAGCAAAAGCCTTTGTACAACAAGGTTTTATGAAAATTGGACTTTTTCAGCCAAAATTAGAAAAAATAGAAAGTACCCCAGAAAACAACGAACAAGGTATTGAGCTTCCCGAAGCCAAATATGTTTTCGAGATGATCGACGATAAAGGCAACAAAGTGGATATGGAAGCTCTGAAAGGTAAAGTTGTCTTCATCAACTTTTGGGCAACTTGGTGTCCGCCGTGTATCGCAGAGATGCCTTCTTTACAAGTACTATACGATAAAATAAAAGAGGATCCAGAAATCGAGTTTATCACTGTAGAAGTAGAAGGTATTCGTAAACAAGACAAAGTTGCAAAATTTATGAAGCGTAAAAAACTTAGTCTTCCGGTAATGTATCCGAACTCTGGAATTCCGAGCGATTTTTTCCGAGGTTCTTTGCCCACAACCATTATCCTCGATAAAAAAGGAAATATTGCACACACTACCCTCGGGATGGCCGATTATTCTGGTGATGATATTGTGAATTTTTTATACGAAGTAAAAGCAATGCATTAG
- a CDS encoding META domain-containing protein: MMKIKNLFYTSFLSGLFGLSSCTTTAPSTQNEASSTTNLSLFGTWTLSELPKVDLKKSFPAKTPSLTFEPITKKFTGNSGCNNMFGGFSTSQNGLEFTGVGMTRMFCEGVDENAFTSALDNVKTYSIKNETLILYNADKKEVMRLKKSR; the protein is encoded by the coding sequence ATGATGAAGATAAAAAACTTATTTTATACAAGCTTTTTGAGCGGATTGTTTGGTCTTAGTTCTTGTACCACCACAGCTCCTAGCACACAAAACGAAGCTAGTTCTACTACAAATTTATCATTATTTGGTACTTGGACTTTGTCTGAACTTCCGAAAGTTGACCTAAAAAAATCGTTCCCTGCCAAAACTCCGTCCTTAACATTTGAGCCAATAACCAAAAAATTTACCGGAAATTCTGGTTGCAATAATATGTTTGGAGGATTTTCGACTTCACAAAATGGTTTAGAATTCACTGGTGTGGGTATGACACGTATGTTTTGCGAAGGTGTTGACGAAAATGCTTTTACATCTGCCTTAGACAATGTGAAAACTTATAGCATAAAGAACGAAACCCTTATACTTTACAACGCTGATAAAAAAGAGGTAATGCGCCTAAAAAAGTCTAGATAA
- a CDS encoding UDP-N-acetylmuramoyl-tripeptide--D-alanyl-D-alanine ligase → MKTELLLKHFLRHRLVTTDTRKITQNAIFFALKGEKFNGNLFAKEALDKGASIVVVDEPQNLQDDRIILVKNGLESLQALARAYRSTLRIPVIGLTGSNGKTTSKELIAAVLQEKFQVHYTQGNLNNHIGVPLTLLSIPENAQIAVIEMGANHLKEIELLSSIAQPDLGYVTNFGHAHLEGFGGFEGVVKGKSELYNFLHEHHKTVLINADDPLQLQQAKAVESQISFSKNESTQATYCIELKENVNNKIQVVVEDVVIRSNLTGNYNWSNVAAAISFGKHFGLSPKEIKNGIENYYPANHRSQLIQKDKYTLLMDAYNANPSSMEASLNNFSTFDGSKTVILGDMFELGESSKVNHQKIAQLTKDLGFEKIYLVGNNFSKIEGDFSDIQFFEDRDSLVNYLKKHPIETKNILIKGSHGMRLDLLENEL, encoded by the coding sequence ATGAAAACAGAACTATTGCTCAAACATTTTCTTCGCCATCGTTTGGTTACAACCGATACTCGAAAAATCACTCAAAACGCAATCTTCTTTGCATTGAAAGGAGAAAAATTCAATGGTAATCTTTTTGCAAAAGAAGCCTTGGATAAAGGAGCAAGTATAGTGGTGGTAGATGAACCACAAAATCTACAAGATGATCGTATAATTTTAGTGAAAAATGGTTTAGAAAGTTTACAAGCACTTGCTAGAGCTTACCGTAGCACCCTTAGAATTCCTGTTATTGGACTGACCGGTAGTAATGGTAAAACAACTTCTAAAGAACTGATTGCCGCTGTATTGCAAGAGAAATTTCAGGTGCATTATACTCAAGGCAACCTTAACAATCATATCGGTGTGCCATTAACCTTACTTTCTATACCAGAAAATGCCCAAATTGCCGTAATCGAAATGGGGGCAAACCATCTAAAAGAAATTGAACTTTTGTCTTCAATCGCACAGCCTGATTTAGGATATGTTACAAATTTTGGGCATGCACATCTCGAAGGTTTTGGAGGGTTCGAAGGTGTGGTAAAAGGAAAATCAGAATTATATAATTTTTTACACGAGCACCATAAGACGGTCCTAATCAATGCTGACGACCCATTACAACTACAACAAGCAAAAGCAGTTGAAAGCCAAATATCCTTTTCTAAAAACGAATCGACACAAGCAACCTATTGTATAGAGTTGAAGGAAAATGTAAATAACAAGATTCAAGTAGTTGTAGAAGATGTTGTTATAAGATCTAATTTAACGGGTAACTATAATTGGTCTAATGTAGCAGCTGCCATAAGTTTCGGTAAACATTTTGGGCTTTCGCCGAAAGAAATTAAAAACGGAATAGAAAATTATTACCCAGCTAATCATCGATCTCAGTTGATACAAAAAGATAAATACACTCTTCTGATGGACGCTTACAATGCGAATCCGAGTAGTATGGAAGCTTCATTGAACAACTTCTCTACCTTCGATGGTAGCAAGACCGTTATATTAGGAGACATGTTCGAGTTGGGAGAATCGAGTAAAGTAAATCATCAAAAAATAGCCCAACTAACCAAAGACTTGGGTTTTGAAAAGATTTATTTGGTAGGAAATAATTTTTCGAAAATAGAAGGTGATTTTTCAGATATTCAGTTCTTCGAAGATAGAGATAGTCTAGTAAACTATCTAAAAAAACATCCAATAGAAACCAAAAATATATTGATAAAAGGTTCGCACGGTATGCGATTAGATCTCTTAGAAAATGAATTATAA
- the porU gene encoding type IX secretion system sortase PorU — protein sequence MRKIILLLLIFSWAIFSRAQTFHLNWKGKKEIELTNATKTSVLFFEDEKHYKLSGNNLPYFILEEENPSQFRYTISDIRKKEISFDEQQLVPHFPTYIDYVQNHIQKDQTFIHTFQLYPFIQENNKYYKIESFTLSKSSVIQPKAHRKTATNTSVLQSGDWYKIKVSKTGVYKLTTDFFKASGIPTSGYDLRTLKIYGNGGAQLPANTGTFIYDDLQENAIRVIGEEDGNFDSNDYILFYAQGPNNLHRSENQTLENLSHRLHLFDEYAYYYITFGGKNGKRISTSTIDETPTKTFTSFDDYRFFERDSLNINQMGKQWVSHPFRQNPNQTFILQLHQPIGGETAHLKASLVGKNAKNSKFTISAADATGNFSTFSTTEFSRNEVSLKLNSVPSSLAVNIIGNNTNEEVFLDKISVAYKAALTYGNEQFSFRFLDQLGEVNSFSFSGEATIWNVSDLTNAIEVTDRKFRKPTEGFHNEFIAFRNEHVFTDIKFVEKVANQNLHAISGVSAVIITPEEFLSEAMRWAQFREQNDDIKVAVATTKQIYNEFSSGSKDAFGIRNFLKFLRDHNNPNLQYAFLFGNATYDPKDRIVNNKDYIPTFLSLSSANLDNTFATDDFYTMLTDDLKLIAEGQNDILPNLTYASDALTISIGRAPARTLAEARNIVNKTISYYSPIQGKGPSYGDWRLKVITVVDDPNNYNNPDINNPTIDQQYDEVLQFANNHYYALRKLYLSGSEQEQTAAGIRYPKVTEGITNGFELGANFIAYFGHGGPTSWAQERILTSEDLTGLNNFNAAYSRLPIVSTVTCDFTIWDLPQIDSAGEQMINSTAGGALVMITTNRPIGVAYGQEINGILLKELFNEEKEQNISVGEALRLTKIKKGSDADHKEVTIIGDPMIALARPKHDIVITKMMANGVEIDLNKEHQIKALDFITIEGEIRNSTNHQLMNNFNGSITNILYEKEVEKNYLRAFPDEMYKEEFNTLYRGKGKVENGKFTLEYYLPKDINYEVGERKLVLYADNNQTDAVTVTKVNVGGLNENNMNDKEIPQGKLYMNNLNFADGGITDRDPILVGCLTDNMGISSSGASIGHDIVATLDGNIQNSFVLNEYYDGGDNNPCINKNFKDYQKGQVMYQLKNLELGQHSITLKFWDINNNSNTASLDFVVMENGNSQLHIDKLLNWPNPFTNNTYFHFEHNCDSELEVLVQIFTVSGKLVKSIKQYVSSTPFREGYRTNKYAIPWDGLDDFGDKIGKGVYIYKVNVRGVNAETCKGSAQAIEKLVILK from the coding sequence ATGAGAAAGATTATTTTACTGTTGTTAATTTTTTCTTGGGCCATTTTTTCTAGAGCACAAACCTTTCATTTGAATTGGAAAGGCAAAAAAGAAATCGAACTTACCAATGCAACCAAAACTTCGGTGTTATTTTTTGAAGATGAAAAGCATTATAAGCTTAGCGGGAACAATCTACCTTATTTTATTTTGGAAGAAGAAAATCCGAGTCAGTTTCGTTATACAATTTCGGATATCCGAAAAAAAGAAATTTCGTTTGATGAGCAACAACTTGTCCCTCATTTCCCGACCTATATCGACTATGTTCAAAATCATATCCAAAAAGATCAAACTTTTATTCACACATTTCAATTATATCCTTTTATACAAGAAAACAATAAGTATTATAAGATAGAAAGCTTCACCCTTTCTAAGTCATCAGTCATCCAACCAAAAGCGCATAGAAAAACTGCAACCAACACCAGTGTCTTGCAATCGGGTGATTGGTACAAGATAAAAGTCTCTAAAACAGGAGTATACAAGCTAACGACCGATTTCTTCAAGGCTAGTGGCATTCCGACTTCGGGCTATGATTTGCGAACTCTGAAAATTTACGGAAACGGAGGTGCGCAATTACCCGCCAATACAGGAACTTTTATTTACGATGATTTACAAGAAAACGCTATTCGCGTCATCGGGGAAGAAGACGGAAATTTTGATAGTAATGATTATATATTGTTCTATGCTCAAGGCCCAAACAACTTGCATAGAAGCGAAAATCAAACCCTAGAAAACCTTTCTCATCGTCTACATCTTTTCGATGAATACGCCTATTATTATATAACTTTTGGTGGGAAAAATGGCAAAAGAATAAGCACGAGTACGATCGACGAAACGCCTACCAAGACATTTACGAGTTTCGATGATTACCGTTTTTTCGAGCGAGATTCACTCAACATCAACCAAATGGGGAAACAATGGGTAAGTCATCCGTTTCGTCAAAATCCAAACCAAACCTTTATCTTGCAGCTGCATCAACCTATTGGTGGTGAAACTGCTCATCTAAAAGCTTCCCTTGTTGGGAAAAATGCAAAAAATTCTAAGTTTACAATTTCGGCTGCTGATGCGACTGGCAATTTTAGTACTTTTTCAACAACAGAGTTTAGTAGAAATGAAGTTTCGCTAAAACTCAATTCTGTTCCGAGCTCATTAGCTGTTAATATTATAGGTAATAATACAAATGAAGAAGTTTTTTTAGATAAAATTTCGGTGGCTTACAAAGCAGCTTTGACATACGGAAACGAGCAATTTTCTTTTCGATTTCTAGACCAATTAGGTGAGGTGAATAGTTTTTCTTTTTCGGGTGAGGCAACTATTTGGAATGTGTCGGATCTTACCAATGCCATCGAGGTTACCGATAGAAAATTCAGAAAACCTACGGAAGGTTTTCACAATGAGTTTATCGCTTTCAGAAACGAGCATGTTTTCACCGATATCAAATTTGTAGAGAAAGTGGCAAATCAGAACTTGCATGCCATTTCGGGTGTAAGTGCCGTGATCATCACACCCGAAGAATTTTTATCAGAAGCCATGCGTTGGGCGCAATTTAGAGAACAAAATGACGATATAAAAGTTGCTGTAGCAACGACAAAACAAATTTACAATGAGTTTTCTTCTGGTTCGAAAGACGCTTTCGGAATTCGAAATTTTCTGAAATTTTTACGCGATCACAACAATCCAAATTTACAATATGCTTTCCTATTCGGGAACGCAACATACGATCCAAAAGATAGGATTGTGAATAACAAAGATTACATCCCTACGTTTCTTAGTTTATCCTCAGCCAATCTTGACAATACCTTTGCAACAGATGATTTCTACACCATGCTAACGGATGATCTAAAATTGATTGCAGAAGGACAAAATGATATTCTACCAAACTTAACCTATGCAAGTGATGCATTGACCATTTCAATTGGGCGTGCACCCGCTCGCACCTTGGCCGAAGCTAGAAATATAGTTAACAAAACTATTTCGTACTACTCCCCAATCCAAGGGAAAGGTCCATCGTATGGCGATTGGCGACTAAAAGTAATTACGGTTGTCGATGATCCGAATAACTATAATAATCCTGATATTAACAACCCAACTATCGATCAGCAATATGATGAAGTACTACAATTCGCCAATAACCACTATTATGCTTTACGCAAACTCTATTTATCTGGATCTGAACAAGAACAAACTGCTGCCGGAATACGTTATCCAAAAGTTACTGAAGGCATCACAAACGGTTTTGAATTGGGTGCAAATTTCATCGCTTATTTTGGGCATGGCGGACCGACAAGTTGGGCACAAGAACGCATTCTAACAAGTGAAGATCTTACAGGGCTCAACAATTTTAATGCTGCCTACTCTCGCCTACCAATTGTTTCTACAGTAACCTGTGATTTCACCATTTGGGATTTACCACAAATTGACTCTGCCGGCGAACAAATGATCAATAGCACTGCGGGCGGTGCGCTGGTAATGATCACGACCAATCGTCCTATTGGTGTCGCTTACGGACAAGAAATAAACGGTATCCTACTCAAAGAGTTATTCAACGAAGAAAAAGAACAAAATATTTCGGTAGGAGAAGCTTTGCGTCTAACAAAGATAAAAAAAGGATCAGATGCAGACCACAAAGAAGTAACCATAATCGGCGATCCGATGATTGCCTTAGCAAGACCAAAACACGACATTGTTATTACAAAGATGATGGCGAACGGCGTAGAAATCGACCTCAATAAAGAACACCAAATAAAAGCATTGGATTTTATCACTATCGAGGGAGAAATAAGAAACAGCACCAATCATCAACTGATGAATAACTTCAACGGTTCGATTACCAATATCCTGTACGAAAAAGAAGTTGAAAAAAATTACCTAAGGGCTTTCCCCGACGAAATGTACAAAGAAGAATTCAACACCCTTTACCGAGGAAAAGGAAAAGTAGAGAATGGAAAATTCACATTAGAATACTATTTACCGAAAGATATCAACTACGAAGTTGGCGAACGTAAATTGGTTTTATATGCAGATAACAACCAGACCGATGCCGTTACCGTTACCAAAGTAAATGTCGGAGGGCTTAATGAAAACAACATGAACGATAAGGAAATTCCACAAGGAAAATTGTATATGAACAACCTCAACTTTGCGGATGGCGGAATCACCGATCGCGATCCTATTTTGGTCGGATGCCTTACAGACAACATGGGCATAAGTTCTTCAGGGGCTTCTATCGGACACGATATTGTAGCAACCCTCGACGGAAATATCCAAAACTCATTCGTACTTAATGAATATTACGATGGCGGAGATAACAATCCTTGTATCAATAAAAATTTCAAAGATTACCAAAAAGGACAAGTGATGTATCAGTTGAAAAATTTAGAGTTGGGACAACATTCAATAACGTTAAAATTTTGGGATATCAACAATAATTCGAATACAGCCTCGTTAGACTTTGTAGTTATGGAAAACGGAAATAGTCAATTGCACATCGACAAGCTACTCAATTGGCCTAATCCGTTCACCAACAACACTTATTTCCATTTCGAGCACAATTGTGATAGCGAATTAGAAGTCTTGGTACAAATATTTACAGTATCTGGAAAATTAGTAAAAAGCATCAAACAATATGTAAGTTCTACGCCGTTTAGAGAAGGCTATCGAACCAATAAATATGCGATTCCTTGGGACGGATTAGATGATTTTGGTGATAAAATAGGAAAAGGTGTTTATATTTACAAAGTCAATGTGCGTGGTGTAAATGCTGAAACTTGCAAAGGAAGCGCACAGGCAATAGAAAAATTAGTGATTTTAAAGTAA
- a CDS encoding cupin-like domain-containing protein produces the protein MILEKVAQVESIDKKNFIKHYLKKQQPLLIKGYAKQWEAFPLWNFDYIRNKTKGQEVPIYDNRPADANQSSDTPATYQKMEDYLDEITTRDSDKRIFFYIITDRLPALLNNFTYPDLGIKFFKRLPTLFFGGNQARVLMHYDVDMSDFVHIHFEGRKRILLFDQSQSRNLYKVPLSVHTIESIDFDHPDYEKYPALKKAKGFEVEMEHGDLLFIPKGWWHYNRYLEAGFSMSLRAMPSPVRFLNFLDMMYHVFVMRYTDKICRKIGKEKWISYKQKQAYKQSNRDLD, from the coding sequence ATGATTTTAGAGAAAGTAGCACAAGTAGAAAGCATCGATAAGAAAAACTTTATCAAACACTACCTGAAAAAGCAACAGCCCTTACTAATCAAAGGTTATGCAAAACAATGGGAAGCTTTCCCGCTATGGAATTTCGATTATATTCGCAATAAAACGAAAGGGCAAGAAGTGCCAATTTATGATAATCGTCCAGCAGACGCTAATCAAAGTTCGGATACACCAGCAACCTATCAGAAAATGGAGGATTATTTGGATGAAATTACAACCCGAGATTCTGATAAACGTATTTTCTTCTACATCATCACCGATCGTTTGCCTGCTTTACTCAATAATTTTACCTACCCAGATTTGGGGATAAAATTTTTCAAGCGTTTACCAACTTTATTTTTTGGAGGGAATCAGGCCCGTGTTTTGATGCATTATGATGTAGATATGAGCGATTTTGTTCATATTCATTTCGAGGGTAGAAAACGCATATTGTTATTCGATCAATCGCAATCCAGAAATTTATATAAAGTACCCTTATCGGTTCATACGATAGAATCTATTGATTTTGATCACCCGGATTACGAAAAATACCCAGCGCTGAAAAAAGCCAAAGGGTTCGAGGTAGAGATGGAACATGGCGATTTGTTGTTTATCCCGAAAGGTTGGTGGCATTATAATCGATATCTAGAAGCTGGTTTCTCGATGTCGCTTCGGGCAATGCCAAGTCCTGTTCGGTTTTTAAATTTTCTGGACATGATGTATCATGTTTTTGTGATGCGCTATACCGATAAAATTTGTCGAAAAATTGGCAAAGAAAAATGGATTTCCTACAAACAAAAACAAGCCTATAAACAATCTAATCGAGATTTGGATTAA
- the porV gene encoding type IX secretion system outer membrane channel protein PorV — translation MKKFTASLMIVLAGLTYAQDVNNPIFTGAPFLRISPDARAGGLGDQGVATSADNHSQYWNAAKYAFSKDYSGVAFTYTPYMSSFTDDVFLLNATFFTFLGQDERSTLSASLYYFKMGDIEMNELIGNDIVPKGIAKPNEFSFDLAYGLRMSDNYSMAVTGRFIRSDLFNNVSDGTVQPANSFAVDIAGFYESETMSTNNFDGKLRGGFQISNIGPKLDYSNNEDNASYLPTNLRLGVGYDFKFDEYNKLSVSTEFAKLLVPTPQYDSIVDGHPVGVTRPNKGVLAGMFSSFGDAPNGGKEELQEITYAIGAEYSYNEALFVRAGYFHESQWKGDRQHLTLGLGLKYNSFGFDASYLIPTSNTNNALENTLRFGISWNFGGETQNAYDY, via the coding sequence ATGAAAAAATTTACAGCAAGTTTAATGATTGTTTTAGCAGGGTTAACATATGCACAAGATGTGAACAATCCGATCTTTACAGGAGCACCATTCTTGCGTATCTCTCCCGATGCACGTGCGGGTGGTTTAGGAGATCAAGGGGTAGCAACATCGGCAGATAATCATTCTCAATATTGGAATGCCGCGAAATACGCTTTCAGTAAAGACTATTCGGGAGTGGCTTTTACCTACACTCCATACATGAGCTCGTTTACAGACGATGTCTTTTTATTAAACGCAACTTTCTTTACCTTTCTAGGACAAGACGAACGCTCCACCCTTTCGGCAAGTTTGTACTACTTCAAGATGGGTGATATAGAAATGAATGAGTTGATAGGGAACGATATCGTACCAAAAGGAATTGCCAAACCCAATGAATTCTCATTCGACCTTGCCTACGGTTTACGCATGAGTGACAATTACTCGATGGCCGTAACCGGTCGTTTCATCCGCTCGGATTTATTCAACAACGTTAGCGACGGAACTGTACAACCGGCCAACAGCTTTGCCGTAGATATTGCCGGTTTCTACGAATCAGAAACCATGAGCACCAATAACTTCGACGGTAAACTACGCGGAGGTTTCCAAATCTCGAACATCGGACCAAAATTAGATTACTCGAATAACGAAGACAACGCTTCTTACCTACCGACAAATTTACGTTTAGGTGTTGGGTACGATTTCAAATTCGACGAATACAATAAACTTTCTGTTTCTACCGAGTTTGCAAAATTATTGGTTCCAACCCCGCAATACGACTCTATCGTAGATGGACATCCAGTGGGAGTAACCCGTCCTAACAAAGGAGTTTTAGCCGGAATGTTCAGTTCTTTTGGTGATGCACCCAACGGAGGAAAAGAAGAATTGCAAGAGATTACGTACGCAATCGGAGCAGAATACTCTTACAATGAGGCACTTTTTGTTCGTGCAGGTTATTTCCACGAAAGCCAATGGAAAGGAGATCGTCAGCACCTAACGCTAGGTTTAGGACTAAAATACAACTCGTTTGGTTTTGATGCTTCGTACCTAATCCCAACCTCGAATACCAACAATGCCCTTGAGAATACCTTGCGTTTTGGAATCTCTTGGAATTTTGGAGGTGAGACACAAAATGCATACGATTACTAA
- a CDS encoding lysophospholipid acyltransferase family protein, translating to MKILFAIPLSILFYLSFGSTLLLFHLIQFLSYNLGGYSAHHKSVKAMNWTLMLCTKILGTSYRFSGKESIPKNVPLIFVSNHQSMFDISPIEWYLSEFHPKFISKKELGKGIPSVSYNLQKGGSVLIDRKDGKSSILQIKKLATYIKQNNYSAVIFPEGTRSRDGVPKAFKESGLKVLCKYADNAYIVPITINNSWKMQQKKFPMNLGVKIQLQCHEPIAVAKKDFDQLLYQVENIITSSVENPKK from the coding sequence TTGAAAATTCTATTTGCTATTCCGTTAAGTATTTTATTTTATCTATCCTTCGGATCAACATTATTGTTATTCCACCTTATTCAGTTTTTATCGTATAATTTAGGGGGCTACTCGGCTCACCACAAATCGGTAAAAGCTATGAATTGGACATTGATGCTTTGCACCAAAATTTTAGGAACTTCTTACCGTTTTAGTGGTAAAGAATCAATCCCTAAAAATGTACCCCTTATTTTTGTGTCGAACCATCAAAGTATGTTCGATATTTCTCCTATAGAGTGGTATTTGTCTGAATTTCATCCTAAATTTATCAGCAAGAAAGAATTAGGAAAAGGAATCCCAAGTGTTTCGTATAATTTACAGAAAGGCGGTTCGGTTTTGATCGACCGAAAAGATGGTAAATCATCTATCCTACAAATAAAAAAATTAGCTACTTACATAAAACAAAATAATTATTCTGCTGTTATTTTCCCAGAAGGAACACGCAGCAGGGATGGAGTTCCAAAAGCTTTTAAAGAAAGTGGTTTGAAGGTACTGTGCAAATATGCTGACAACGCCTATATTGTTCCGATCACGATAAACAATTCTTGGAAAATGCAACAAAAAAAATTTCCGATGAATTTGGGTGTAAAAATCCAATTGCAATGCCACGAACCTATTGCAGTAGCCAAAAAAGATTTTGATCAACTTCTTTATCAGGTAGAAAATATAATAACTTCTAGTGTTGAAAACCCAAAAAAATAA
- the gldJ gene encoding gliding motility lipoprotein GldJ codes for MKMNKGRIFTLLLTAASMTIFVSCGSGSGGKKKGGGTKNFTSTSGFKQNDQRGWFFNGNKTKPNVKPWQNMVFIEGGTFTMGLVKDDVMHDWNNTPRRMQVSSFFIGETEVTNYEYREYLTWLKVVFPTEDPAYRDIYEGALPDPAVFSNKLSTDNFSTENYLFSPEFSYYPVVGITWLQANNYCDWLTDRANEKALMDKGILSKDFYQNEDYNVKSKTFSAEQYKNNNTNVQEAIDTTKLEKQTRIKSSNTRILNANRATRSLEIQPFRLPTESEWEYAALALPENREYNEYKGKQVAQNDLRGTKGKTRGQYLDNFKVGRGDYSGIGGYGNDGSAITNDVRKYQSNDFGLFGMYGNVAEWTADVYRPIIDDEANDFNYFRGNVFKTTIDDQNGGFAKYGEDDIEYDTLNNGKLVYRGLPGSYKKEIEYDYTNYRDGDAMSSLDTRVTTETVAKTSDMYNAPKRQFTVDEKGRVILEKDTKTRTTNISDEVRVVKGGSWKDPIYWLDPGQRRYLHQAEATSWIGFRLAQDYKGNFESKRTKRGSK; via the coding sequence ATGAAAATGAATAAAGGTAGAATTTTTACATTATTACTTACCGCTGCTTCAATGACTATTTTTGTAAGTTGTGGGAGTGGTAGCGGTGGAAAGAAAAAAGGAGGAGGAACCAAAAACTTCACGAGTACGAGTGGCTTCAAGCAAAACGATCAGCGAGGTTGGTTTTTCAACGGTAATAAAACCAAACCAAACGTGAAACCATGGCAAAATATGGTTTTCATCGAAGGAGGAACATTTACCATGGGCTTGGTAAAAGATGATGTAATGCACGATTGGAATAATACACCGCGTCGTATGCAAGTAAGTTCTTTTTTTATCGGTGAAACCGAAGTAACCAACTACGAATACCGAGAATATCTTACTTGGCTAAAAGTGGTTTTCCCGACAGAAGATCCTGCCTATAGAGATATTTATGAAGGTGCTTTGCCAGATCCTGCTGTTTTTAGCAATAAATTGTCAACCGATAACTTCTCGACAGAAAATTATTTATTCTCACCAGAGTTTAGTTATTATCCAGTGGTAGGAATTACCTGGTTGCAAGCCAATAATTATTGTGATTGGTTGACGGATAGAGCAAACGAAAAAGCGTTGATGGATAAAGGAATTTTGAGCAAAGATTTCTACCAAAACGAAGACTATAATGTGAAATCGAAAACCTTTAGTGCAGAACAGTATAAGAACAACAATACCAACGTACAAGAGGCAATTGATACCACAAAATTAGAAAAGCAAACCCGTATAAAATCTTCGAATACGAGAATTCTAAATGCCAATCGTGCAACTCGTTCATTAGAAATACAACCTTTCCGTTTACCAACAGAATCAGAGTGGGAATACGCAGCACTTGCTTTACCCGAAAATAGAGAATACAACGAATACAAAGGAAAACAAGTTGCTCAAAATGATTTGCGTGGGACCAAAGGAAAAACAAGAGGTCAATACCTAGACAATTTCAAAGTTGGACGTGGAGATTATAGCGGTATCGGAGGATACGGGAACGACGGTTCGGCAATTACCAATGATGTACGTAAATACCAATCGAATGACTTTGGATTATTCGGAATGTATGGTAACGTAGCAGAATGGACAGCCGATGTATATCGTCCGATAATAGATGATGAAGCAAATGACTTCAACTATTTCCGTGGGAATGTATTCAAAACCACAATCGATGATCAAAATGGTGGTTTTGCGAAGTATGGTGAAGACGACATCGAATACGATACATTGAACAACGGAAAACTTGTTTATCGAGGATTGCCAGGAAGCTACAAAAAAGAAATCGAATACGATTACACCAATTACAGAGACGGAGATGCTATGTCTTCATTAGACACACGTGTAACAACCGAAACTGTTGCTAAAACAAGCGATATGTATAACGCACCGAAACGACAATTTACCGTGGATGAGAAAGGACGTGTAATTCTAGAGAAAGATACTAAAACACGTACAACCAACATCAGTGATGAGGTACGTGTCGTAAAAGGTGGTTCTTGGAAAGACCCAATCTATTGGCTAGATCCAGGACAAAGACGATACTTGCATCAAGCAGAAGCAACAAGCTGGATAGGATTCCGCTTAGCGCAAGATTACAAAGGAAACTTTGAGTCGAAAAGAACAAAAAGAGGATCGAAATAA